Within Sandaracinaceae bacterium, the genomic segment TGTCGACCACGCTCCCGTCCTGGTGCGCGAGCGCGATCAGCGTCAGCCCGGTGCGCTGGCGGAGCTGCGCCTCGGCCAGCGTGTTGCCGACGAGGAACGGGAAGTTCTCCGCGTCGACCTCCACCAGCTGCAGCTCGAGCCCGCGCGTGGCCCGCTTCTTCACCACGTGCCCGATCAGCGCGTCGAGGTCGACCGCCTCGTGCTCCTGGCTCTGGGCCGATCCGCGCAGCTTCGCGTAGATGGCGGGCGACATCACGCAGGTGAGGATGGCGACCAGGATGATCGCGGTGTTCACCTCGGGCGTGATCGCGCCGATGCGCAGTCCGATGGCCGACGCGGCGATGATGAGGCTCAGGCGGGAGCTGAGCAGGAAGCCGGCCGCGATGGCGTTCCTGCGCCCGTAGAAGCGTGAGAGGAGCAGGCTGGGGACGACCTTCACCGCGAACGCGAAGACGACCAGGAGCGGCACGAGCACGAGGCTGGTGGGGTCGGCGAGGAGCGAGTGGATGTCGAAGCGCGCGCCGACCATGATGAAGAAGATCGGGATGAAGAAGCCGAACCCGATCGCGTCGAGCTTCATGCCCAGCAGGCCGTGCACGCTCTTGCGGCTGAGCGACGAGATGGCGGTGCCGGCGAGGAACGCGCCGAGGATGATCTCGCTGCCGATCACCTCGCTGAAGACCACGAACCCGAGCATGAGGGTCATCGCGGCCCGCAGCGGCAGCTCCGCCGTCTTGGGCGCCGTGAACGCGAGCCGGCGCACGAAGGTGTTCTTGCTGTGGAGCAGGCGCTTGCCGACCCAGAGCACGCCGAAGAAGAGGATGAACAGCGTGCCCACCACGCCGACGTCGAGCAGCGCGCCGCCCTCCTCGTAGAACGCCACCACCACCGTGATGAGCAGCATGGTGGTGAAGTCGGCGATGACCGCGGAGAGGATCACCGTCTGCCCGAACGAGGTCGCCCCCTCGCCGCGCTCCTTGAGGAGCGGCATCACCAGGCCGACCGACGTGGTGCTCATGATGAGCGCCATGATGTACGGGCTCTCGACGTATCCCGCCGCGACGAGCCCGAACGAGCCCGCGAGCGAGACGACGAGGGTCGCGCCGAAGATGCTGCCCGTGACGATCAGCAGCTGGCGCAGGCCGCCGCCATTCGATTTGCCGTCCTTCGCCGGTCCGACCGAGAGCGAGCGCAGATCGATCTCGAGCCCGGAGAGGAACATGAGGAACGCGAAGCCGAAGAGGGAGAGCAGCTCCAGCCACGGGTCGGGCTCGTCCGGGATGAGGTGAACGCCGCTCCGGCCGAGCACGATCCCGATCAAGATCTCGCCCACGACGAGCGGGATCCGCAGCATGGTCAGCCGGGGCAGGAGGATGCCCGTGACCATGGCGGCCGTCACGACGACCAGCAGCGGAGTGAAGCTGTGCTCGTGCACGTCGCCCCATAAAACGCGGAAAGGTCCGCTCGCGTCAACCTCGGCCCAGGCCCGTTTTCTGCTCGCGTCGCGTCCCAGGGCGTATTCTCGACGGGGCTCTCTTGCGCTCTCTCCTTCATCCCACCCTCGACGCCGACCCCGAGCTCCGCTCGCGGGCGCTCGCGATCCTGTGGGCCAGCCTCGCGCTCGGCGCGGTGGTCGCCGTCGGCACCACGGTCCGCACGCTCATCCAGCCGCTGCCCCCCGTCGCCTTCTGGGCGCTCGTGGGCTCGGCGATCTTGCTCGGGTTCGCGCCGCTCGCCTTGCGTGTCTCGAGTCGGCTCACCTTGCCGGCCGCGCTGCCCTCGTTCGTCCTCGTCGCGCTCCCCGCGGTCGTCGCGTATGCGCAAGGCGGCCTCGAGATCCCCATCGCCATGGCCCTCCCACTGGCGCCCGTCGCCGGGATGTTCTTCGGTGGGCGCGCGGTGGGCCTCGTCACGGCCACGCTCGCGCTGATCGAGGTGCTGGTCTTCGCGCGCCTCCACGCGAGCGGGCACGTCTTCCCGATGGCGCCCCCCGAGGGCCAGACGCTCACGCTCGCGCGCGCCAACGTGCTCGCGCTCCTCGTGCTCCTCGGCGCGGCCTTCGCGTGGCTCTTCGAGCGACGTCGCGTCCGCCACGAGGCGTCGCTGCGCTCGGAGCGTGAGCGCTTTCGGCTCGCCCTGGACGCGGCCCACGACGGCGTCTTCGACTGGGATCGCGCGGGCGGCGACCCCTACTACTCCGAGCAGTTCCTGAGGCTGCTGAAGCGCGACGATCTCGGCGCGCGCGACCCCCGTGAGTGGCTCGCCGAGCCCGACCGCGCGCGCGTCGGCGCGTCGCTCGAGCGGCTGGCGGCCGAGGGGGGCGCGCTCGAGGTCGAGTGCCAGCTGGAGACCGCGGACGGGCCGCGCTGGTTCGAGCTGCGCGCGCTTCGCGTCAGCGGGTCGGGAGAGACGGCGCGGCTGGTCGGCGCGGTGCGGGACGTGGAGGAGCGCAAGCGGGCCGCGGCGCTGAAGGACCAGCTCATCTCCACGGTGAGCCACGAGCTGCGAACCCCGCTGACGGGCATCCACGGCGCTCTGCGGCTCCTCGGCGGCGGCGCGGCGGGTCCGCTGTCCGAGCGAGGCCAGGAGCTGGTCGCGCTGGGCGAGCGGAACGGCCGGCGCCTGATGCGCATCGTCGACGAGCTGCTCGATCTCCAGCGCCTGCAAGCGGGTGAGCTCGACCTGGAGCTGGACGAGGTCTCGGTCGCGGACGTCCTCGCCCAGGCGCGCACCATCGCGGAGGAGCTCGGGGTCGAGGCGCGCCTCTCGATCTCCGAGCCCGCTCCAGAGGAGATCGTGCTGTGCGATCTCCAGCGGGCCGGGCAGGTGTGGATCAACCTGATCGGGAACGCGGTGAAGTTCGCGCGCGAGGGCAAAATCGAGGCGGTGGCGCGCGCGGTCGATGGAGGGATCCGCTTCGAGCTCGCGGATCGGGGACCGGGTGTGCCGCCCGAGATGCGAGACAGCGTCTTCGAGCCGTTCACCCAGGTGGACGGAACGACCACGCGCGCGCACGGCGGGAGCGGGCTCGGCCTCGCCATCGTCGCGTCGATCGTGCGGGCCAGCGGCGGCGAGGTCGGCGTCGACGAGCGCGCGGGCGGCGGCGCGGTCTTCTGGTTCCTGCTCCGGCGGACGCGCGCGGCGATCAACGACAGAACGGCCGGCCCGGGTGGGGCGCCTCGAGCCACGCCTCCCGGCGGGTGAGCCACTGCTCCACCCTCGGGTGCATCTCACCCGCCGCCGCGCGCGCCTCCTCCGCGGTCGTCCGCGGCGCCTGCGGGCGATCCGGTCGCGGTCGGTTCAGCTGGGGACGCAGCCCCGCCTCTCGCAGCATCGCGCGCCGCCACGGATACACCGGCGGGCTGTCCGCGCAGCCGTGGGCGAGGTCCTCGAGCGAGCAGTGAAAGCGAATGTGCAGGTGGTCGTCGTGCGGCGCGCCCGGCTGACAGGTGATCTGCGCGAAGCGTTCCCGCACCGCGCGTGGCGCGCGCGCCCGCTCCGCCTGCGCGAGCAGGAGCGCGCGGATGTGCTCCGCCACGAAGATCCGCTGCACGTCGTCCCCGCGCGTCCCCTCGAGGAGCGCCTGCACGAACCGCCACGTCCTCGGCGCGTCCAGCCGCACCACCACGTCGTCCGCGCGCACGCTCAGATCCTTGAAGTCCACGCCGATCCCGCGTGGGTCCAGGAACGCGCCGACCGAAGGCATCGGCGCTCCGCCGCGGTCCAGGAGGTAGAAGAGCACGTCCACGTCGCGCCCCGCACGGTGGCTCCCGTGGTGCGGGATCGGCCCTCCCTCCCGAAACCCGAGATCGTTGATCCGCAGCGCGCCTCCCGGCAGCTCGGCGTGCACGACCCCCGCCGCGCGCACCAGCGCCTGCACCATCTCCACCGTCCCGTACACGGCCTCCGGGTTGGGCCGCGTGGTCCCCGCTTGCAGCCCCGGCGCCCTCTCCGGCAACGCGACCCCTCCCTCGAGCGACCCATCCCGCGGCCCCCCGATGGACGTGCTCTCTTCCCCCGTCATCGCCATCAGCGCCGCCACGCTCGACGAAGAGCCAGACTCGGAAGCGGACGCGGACTCGGAGGCGGACTCGGACGCGGACTCGGACTCGGTAGCGGACTCGGACTCGGAAGCGGACTCGGTAGCGGAAGCGGCAGCGGACCCGGACTCCGATCCGGACCCGGCCCCGGCCCCAGCCGCCTCAGCCCTCTCCGAAGCCGAAGCCGTCCCCCCCCACTCCGTGTTGTCTTCCCCCGGGCTCCCGCACCCGAGAGCCAACACCAAGAACGCCCAGCGCCGCATGCCTCAGCGTGGGCCTCTCGGCTCGTTCCCGCAAAGAATCAGGCCGCCTCGGGGAAGCTCCCCGGCACCGTCAACACCGGCCGCCGCGACTGCCGCATCACCTTCTCCGCCACCGATCCGATGAGCAGATGCGCCAGCCCGGTGCGCCCGTGGGTGCCCATCACGATCATCGCGCAGTCGAGCTCGTCCGCCACCGACAGGATCCGCCTCACCGGATCACCGAGCTCCACCGAGAGGTCCACCGTCGCGCCGAGGTCGCGCAGCTCCTTGGCGTAGCGCTCCAGCTCTGCGCGCGAGGCATCCCGCACGAAGGTGCCGATCTCCACCGGCTCGCGATCCGGCGTCGGTCGGATCTCCGAGCCCTCCACGAGCCCGGCCGGCAGGTGAGTCACGTGCAGCAAGACCAGCCGGGCGTCGAGGCTCGGGGCGATCTGGGCGGCCATGCGCATGGCGCGGCGGGCACAGCTCGAGAAATCGGTGGGGACCAGCAAGCAGGCGCCGGGCATGCACCGCAGGTATCCACAAACGGGTCTCGAGCAAACGCGTAAAGTGTCTAGTGGCGCTTGACACTATACGGGAGCTGGCTCATCTTCGGGAGCGATGAAGCGCTTCGAACGAACACGCCGTCGTCGCGTGGGCCGGATCGACGTCGCGGCGAGCGCGCTGTCTCGGCTCGCCCCGCGGGGCCTCCGAGGGCGTATCGATCGTCTGCGCCTCGACGCGCGCGCCGTGGTCGACGGCTTCCGCCCCGAGCGCGAGCCCACCTACGCGGCGCCGGGCACCCCGCCGTGGGTGCCGACCCCGCTGGGGGAGATCGACCCGCTCGAGCACGCCCTGCCGCGCGGCCGGCTGCGCCGCTCGTGGGTCACGCTCCGCACGGATCTGCGCTGGCTCGCGCGGGACCTGCGCGGCGAGGGCCGCCCGCCGCTCGTGGAGCGCGCCGGGCCGAGTCGCTATGCGTCCGCGGCCTCTCCGCTCGACGCGCGCACCCTCGTCGTCGAGTCCATCGAGCGGGAGACCGCGGAGGCGGTGACGGTGCGGCTCCGCGAGACCGACGGCGCCCCGCTCCGCTTCGAGGCGGGCCAGTTCCTCACCTTGGAGCTCGACGTGGAGGGCGCGCGCCTGCGCCGCGCCTACTCGCTGAGCAGCTCGCCGCTCGATGGTCCGAGCGCGACCATCACCGTCAAGCGAATCGACGGTGGGCGCGCGTCGAGCCACATCGTCGAGCGCCTCCGTCCGGGCGCGAGGCTTCGCGCGCGCGGCCCGTCCGGGGCGTTCCTGGCCCCTCGCTCCGACGCGCACCTCGTCATGATCGCCGGCGGGTCCGGCATCACCCCGATCGCCTCCATCGCCGAGACCGTGCTCCGCGCGCGCCCGGCCACGCGCGTCAGCCTCCTCTACGGGAACCGCGGCGTCGACGACGTGATCTTCGGGTCCCGCCTCCGCGCGCTGATGGGCGCCCACCCCGAGCGGCTCCGCGTGACCCACGTGCTCGAGCGGCCGCCGGCCGAGCATCGCGGGCCGGTCGGCCGCGTCGACGCGTCGGCGGTGCACGCCTTCCTCGAGGCGCTGCCCGAACAGGACCTCGAGCGCGTCTACTATGTGTGTGGTCCTTCCGCGATGATGGACGGCGTCCTCGGCGCGCTGGCCGCGCGCGGCGTGCCGGACGAGGCCATCCGGGTCGAGCGCTTCCAGAGCCCGCAGGATCCGGTCGACGCGCTCGCGGACCTGCCGAGCGACACGGTGATGGCGCAGATCGAGGTCGGTGGCCGCGCGCACCTCGTGCCGGTCGCGCCGGGTCAGACCTTGCTGGAGGCGGGCCTCGGAGCGGGCGCGCCGATGCCGTTCTCGTGCGCGATGGGCGGGTGCGCGGCCTGCAAGGGCAAGCTCGTCTCCGGCCGCGTTAAGATGGAGGAGCCCAGCTGCCTGACGGCGCGCGAGCGCGAAGACGGCTGGGTCCTGACGTGTTGCTCGCGCCCTCTCGAGGGGGTGCGCGTGGAGCTCTCGAGCCGGAAGGGCGAATGATGGACCCCGCGACTCGAGAGGCCGATCCGCATCCGTACAAGATGAAGGATCTCTGCGAGCTGACCGGGCTCGGCCGCCAGGCGATCCACTTCTACATCCAGCGGGGGCTGTTGCCTCCGGGTCGGAAGACCGGGCGGAACATGGCCTGGTACGGCGAGGAGCACCTCGAGCGGCTCAAGCTCATCAAGCGCCTCCAGCACGAGCGCTTCCTGCCGCTCAAGGCGATCAAGGCCATCCTCGACGGACAGCAGGGCGTCTTCAGCGCGAGCCAGCGCGGCTTCTTGCTCGGGGTCAAGCAGCACCTCGGGCCGTCCATCGCGGAGGGCGCCGACCGTCCCGGAGAGACCGTGCGGGTCGACGCGACCCTCGAGCGCATCGGCCTCGACCGCGCCGACTTCGACCGAATGCTCGCGCTCGAGCTCATCGGCGTGCGGGAGGACGACGACGGCAACGCGCTCCTTGCCGCCGACGATCTCTGGATCCTCGAGAGCTGGGCCGAGGTGCAGCGCCTCGGCTTCGACGAGGCCCTCGGCTTCACCGTCGACGACCTCGTGCTCTACGAGGAGATGGTCACGCAGCTCTTCCAGGCGGAGGCCCAGATGCTCCTGCCGCGCCTCAAGGGCGTCGACCCGGCGCGCGCGGCCGAGATGATCGAGCGCGGCCTCCCCATCGTGAACGCTTTCTTGACGGGTCTGCACCGCGCGAAGATCCGCAACTTCCTC encodes:
- a CDS encoding PAS domain-containing sensor histidine kinase is translated as MRSLLHPTLDADPELRSRALAILWASLALGAVVAVGTTVRTLIQPLPPVAFWALVGSAILLGFAPLALRVSSRLTLPAALPSFVLVALPAVVAYAQGGLEIPIAMALPLAPVAGMFFGGRAVGLVTATLALIEVLVFARLHASGHVFPMAPPEGQTLTLARANVLALLVLLGAAFAWLFERRRVRHEASLRSERERFRLALDAAHDGVFDWDRAGGDPYYSEQFLRLLKRDDLGARDPREWLAEPDRARVGASLERLAAEGGALEVECQLETADGPRWFELRALRVSGSGETARLVGAVRDVEERKRAAALKDQLISTVSHELRTPLTGIHGALRLLGGGAAGPLSERGQELVALGERNGRRLMRIVDELLDLQRLQAGELDLELDEVSVADVLAQARTIAEELGVEARLSISEPAPEEIVLCDLQRAGQVWINLIGNAVKFAREGKIEAVARAVDGGIRFELADRGPGVPPEMRDSVFEPFTQVDGTTTRAHGGSGLGLAIVASIVRASGGEVGVDERAGGGAVFWFLLRRTRAAINDRTAGPGGAPRATPPGG
- a CDS encoding universal stress protein; the encoded protein is MPGACLLVPTDFSSCARRAMRMAAQIAPSLDARLVLLHVTHLPAGLVEGSEIRPTPDREPVEIGTFVRDASRAELERYAKELRDLGATVDLSVELGDPVRRILSVADELDCAMIVMGTHGRTGLAHLLIGSVAEKVMRQSRRPVLTVPGSFPEAA
- a CDS encoding penicillin-insensitive murein endopeptidase, with translation MAMTGEESTSIGGPRDGSLEGGVALPERAPGLQAGTTRPNPEAVYGTVEMVQALVRAAGVVHAELPGGALRINDLGFREGGPIPHHGSHRAGRDVDVLFYLLDRGGAPMPSVGAFLDPRGIGVDFKDLSVRADDVVVRLDAPRTWRFVQALLEGTRGDDVQRIFVAEHIRALLLAQAERARAPRAVRERFAQITCQPGAPHDDHLHIRFHCSLEDLAHGCADSPPVYPWRRAMLREAGLRPQLNRPRPDRPQAPRTTAEEARAAAGEMHPRVEQWLTRREAWLEAPHPGRPFCR
- a CDS encoding MerR family transcriptional regulator, producing MKDLCELTGLGRQAIHFYIQRGLLPPGRKTGRNMAWYGEEHLERLKLIKRLQHERFLPLKAIKAILDGQQGVFSASQRGFLLGVKQHLGPSIAEGADRPGETVRVDATLERIGLDRADFDRMLALELIGVREDDDGNALLAADDLWILESWAEVQRLGFDEALGFTVDDLVLYEEMVTQLFQAEAQMLLPRLKGVDPARAAEMIERGLPIVNAFLTGLHRAKIRNFLASIG
- a CDS encoding ferredoxin--NADP reductase, giving the protein MKRFERTRRRRVGRIDVAASALSRLAPRGLRGRIDRLRLDARAVVDGFRPEREPTYAAPGTPPWVPTPLGEIDPLEHALPRGRLRRSWVTLRTDLRWLARDLRGEGRPPLVERAGPSRYASAASPLDARTLVVESIERETAEAVTVRLRETDGAPLRFEAGQFLTLELDVEGARLRRAYSLSSSPLDGPSATITVKRIDGGRASSHIVERLRPGARLRARGPSGAFLAPRSDAHLVMIAGGSGITPIASIAETVLRARPATRVSLLYGNRGVDDVIFGSRLRALMGAHPERLRVTHVLERPPAEHRGPVGRVDASAVHAFLEALPEQDLERVYYVCGPSAMMDGVLGALAARGVPDEAIRVERFQSPQDPVDALADLPSDTVMAQIEVGGRAHLVPVAPGQTLLEAGLGAGAPMPFSCAMGGCAACKGKLVSGRVKMEEPSCLTAREREDGWVLTCCSRPLEGVRVELSSRKGE
- a CDS encoding cation:proton antiporter — translated: MHEHSFTPLLVVVTAAMVTGILLPRLTMLRIPLVVGEILIGIVLGRSGVHLIPDEPDPWLELLSLFGFAFLMFLSGLEIDLRSLSVGPAKDGKSNGGGLRQLLIVTGSIFGATLVVSLAGSFGLVAAGYVESPYIMALIMSTTSVGLVMPLLKERGEGATSFGQTVILSAVIADFTTMLLITVVVAFYEEGGALLDVGVVGTLFILFFGVLWVGKRLLHSKNTFVRRLAFTAPKTAELPLRAAMTLMLGFVVFSEVIGSEIILGAFLAGTAISSLSRKSVHGLLGMKLDAIGFGFFIPIFFIMVGARFDIHSLLADPTSLVLVPLLVVFAFAVKVVPSLLLSRFYGRRNAIAAGFLLSSRLSLIIAASAIGLRIGAITPEVNTAIILVAILTCVMSPAIYAKLRGSAQSQEHEAVDLDALIGHVVKKRATRGLELQLVEVDAENFPFLVGNTLAEAQLRQRTGLTLIALAHQDGSVVDNPGGKIRVQAGDSLFLIGTEAQVQSMEELSHAEPAPA